One window from the genome of Balaenoptera musculus isolate JJ_BM4_2016_0621 chromosome 3, mBalMus1.pri.v3, whole genome shotgun sequence encodes:
- the LOC118892938 gene encoding RNA-binding protein 4B-like encodes MVKLFVGNLPWEATEQEIRSLFEQYGKVLECDIIKNYGFVHIEDKTAAEDAIRNLHHYKLHGVNINVEVSKSKSKASTKLHVGNISPTCTNQELRAKFEEYGPVIECDIVKDYAFVHMERAEDAVEAIRGLDNTEFQGKRMHMQLSTSRLRTAPEMGDQSGCYRCGKEGHWSKECPVDRTARVADLTEQYNEQYGAVHTPYTMGYGESVYYNDAYGALDYYKPYRVRSYEAVAAAAAASAYNYTEQTGSHLPQVQSTAVTSHLNSTSVDPYNRHLWPNSGAAAAATASSYYGRDRSPLRRAAAVLPTVGEGYGYGPESEPSQASAAARNSLYDVARYERKQYVHRARYSAF; translated from the coding sequence ATGGTGAAGCTTTTCGTTGGAAACCTGCCCTGGGAGGCCACAGAGCAGGAGATCCGCTCACTCTTCGAGCAGTATGGGAAGGTGCTGGAGTGTGACATCATTAAGAACTACGGCTTTGTGCACATAGAGGACAAGACGGCGGCCGAGGATGCCATACGCAACCTGCACCACTACAAGCTGCACGGGGTGAACATCAACGTGGAAGTCAGCAAGAGTAAGAGCAAAGCTTCAACCAAGTTGCATGTAGGCAACATCAGTCCTACTTGTACCAACCAAGAGCTTCGGGCCAAGTTTGAGGAGTATGGTCCAGTCATCGAATGTGACATCGTGAAAGATTATGCTTTCGTACACATGGAGCGGGCAGAGGACGCAGTGGAGGCCATCAGGGGCCTTGACAACACAGAGTTTCAAGGCAAACGCATGCACATGCAGTTATCCACCAGCCGGCTTCGGACTGCCCCTGAGATGGGAGACCAGAGTGGCTGCTATCGGTGTGGGAAGGAGGGGCACTGGTCCAAAGAGTGTCCGGTAGATCGTACGGCTCGTGTGGCGGACTTGACCGAGCAGTATAACGAACAGTATGGAGCAGTGCACACACCTTACACCATGGGCTACGGGGAATCCGTGTATTACAACGACGCGTATGGAGCGCTCGACTACTATAAGCCTTACCGAGTCCGTTCTTATgaggcagtggcagcagcagcagcagcttccGCGTACAACTACACAGAGCAGACCGGGTCCCATCTGCCTCAAGTCCAGAGCACAGCTGTGACCAGTCACCTCAACTCCACTTCTGTTGATCCCTACAACAGACACCTGTGGCCCAACTCAGgcgctgctgccgctgccaccgCTTCCTCCTATTATGGAAGGGACAGGAGCCCCCTGCGTCGTGCTGCAGCTGTGCTCCCTACAGTTGGAGAGGGCTACGGTTATGGGCCAGAGAGTGAGCCGTCTCAGGCTTCAGCAGCTGCGCGGAACTCTCTGTATGACGTGGCCCGGTATGAGCGGAAGCAGTATGTGCACCGAGCACGGTACTCAGCCTTTTAA